A region from the Clostridium beijerinckii genome encodes:
- the glgD gene encoding glucose-1-phosphate adenylyltransferase subunit GlgD: MKNCIGIINLDENENRMGELVVNRSLASVPIAARYRVIDFVLSNMTNSGIDCIGIFTKNKSRSLIDHLTNGRPWDLNRKKDGLKVFNFGNDEPVYDDVHNFAENIQFLTHSTREYVLLAPSYMICNIDYNDVVEYHKSTGKDITMVYKKVNNADEAFGDCGVLNFDDSESVISVGENIGKNSKANINMEMYILKADLFINIVNECVSRGMYRKVKEYIHNNLNNLTVGAYEFKGHLDCINSIKALYDSNIEFLNRKISKEIFNEERPIYTKTKDEAPTHYANKSNVINSIIANGCRIEGTVENCIIGRRVYVGKNTKLKDCIIMQNSIIDDEAVLDNVIADKGSEIRKGETLIGSVMYPLVIKKKK, encoded by the coding sequence ATGAAAAATTGTATTGGTATAATTAATTTAGATGAAAATGAAAATAGAATGGGAGAACTAGTTGTAAATAGATCGCTTGCTTCAGTTCCAATTGCAGCTAGATATAGAGTTATAGATTTCGTATTATCTAATATGACTAACTCAGGAATTGACTGTATAGGTATTTTCACAAAAAACAAGTCAAGATCATTAATAGACCATTTAACGAATGGTAGACCATGGGATCTAAATAGAAAAAAAGATGGATTAAAAGTCTTTAATTTTGGAAATGATGAGCCTGTTTATGACGATGTTCATAATTTTGCTGAAAACATACAATTTTTAACACATAGTACAAGAGAATATGTATTATTAGCACCAAGCTATATGATTTGCAATATAGATTATAATGATGTGGTAGAATACCATAAGAGTACAGGAAAAGATATTACAATGGTATACAAAAAAGTAAATAATGCAGATGAAGCATTCGGTGATTGTGGAGTATTAAATTTTGATGACTCAGAAAGTGTTATAAGCGTAGGAGAGAATATAGGAAAAAATTCAAAAGCTAATATTAATATGGAAATGTATATATTGAAGGCGGACTTATTTATAAATATTGTAAACGAATGTGTAAGTAGGGGAATGTATAGAAAAGTTAAAGAGTATATTCATAATAATCTAAATAATTTAACTGTTGGAGCTTATGAATTTAAGGGACATTTGGATTGCATAAATTCAATTAAAGCGTTATATGATAGTAATATAGAATTTCTAAATAGAAAGATAAGCAAAGAAATTTTTAATGAAGAGAGACCTATTTATACTAAGACTAAGGATGAAGCTCCAACTCATTATGCAAATAAGAGTAATGTTATAAATTCAATAATAGCAAATGGTTGTCGTATTGAAGGAACTGTTGAAAATTGCATAATAGGCAGAAGAGTTTACGTAGGTAAAAACACTAAGCTTAAAGATTGTATAATAATGCAAAATAGCATAATTGATGATGAAGCAGTGTTAGATAATGTAATTGCAGATAAAGGCAGTGAAATAAGAAAGGGAGAAACTCTTATTGGATCTGTTATGTATCCCTTAGTTATAAAGAAGAAAAAATAA